One window from the genome of Nicotiana tomentosiformis chromosome 5, ASM39032v3, whole genome shotgun sequence encodes:
- the LOC138892116 gene encoding uncharacterized protein → MTEIPQYNGITSTNEHVTSYTCAIKGNDLEDDEIESVLVKKFGETLSKGAMIWYHNFPPSSIDSFAMLADSFVKAHAGAIKVATRKSDLFKVKQKDNEMLREFVSRFQMERMELPPVTDDWVVQAFTQGFNKRSSVESRQLKQNLIEYPVVT, encoded by the coding sequence ATGACAGAAATTCCGCAATACAATGGGATCACCAGcactaatgagcatgtcacttcttatacatgcgcaataaaagggaatgacttggaagacgatgagattgaatctgttttagtgaagaaatttggagaaacattgtcgaaaggagcaatgatatggtaccataattttcCGCCTagttccatcgattccttcgccatgcttgcagactccttcgtaaaggcacatgcggGAGCGATAAAGGTTgcaactaggaagtcggacctcttcaaggtgaaacaaaaagacaacgaaatgttAAGGGAATTTgtatctcggttccagatggaacgcatggaactaccaccagtcacagatgattgggttgttcaagcctttactcaggGTTTTAACAAACGCAGTTCGGTGGAATCACGACAGCTAaaacagaatttaattgaatatccagtgGTAACctag